A genomic segment from Diadema setosum chromosome 11, eeDiaSeto1, whole genome shotgun sequence encodes:
- the LOC140234637 gene encoding sterol regulatory element-binding protein 1-like isoform X2, translating to MVGTAAPMRATTASEVIQQLVQKEQQKQLQNKTLAQLAVILQMQQQQQQQQQQQAQQQAQLLVPALQAAIQQQPQAQLQPQKPAQLQQQQQQQTTTVQQKVFPVTVPSSAMPSVQVIKQEQPKPVVTTVPQLVIQTSQNGSVAIVGSTGVTATGSATETTTTSSPMSKIPIAPLSSSPTSNGIQIVKKPEKRKAHNAIEQRYRRSINGRIEDLKVMLFKENKKVSKSHTLQKAIDHLVGLRKMVHTLKQENFNLKMELDKLKGTTTAVPDVKDPLTPPSSFTDSPDHSSQSCSDPDSPYPESLPSPKEMDMSPPSPAHTLGPTGLLDRTRLVLCVFMFSILAFNPFGFLINKGFESYVFGSSSSESGHSGGMNGGGRKLMDVGSEDASAFFFWQLIPTLLIWLVNGAVVATVLITMLYGDKTSKSLSIDGTAYFRFRTQADLEISRGNIAQALNQLFHCFGVLGRNHPLTSLEYYASFIWNLLCLPLNILFKGRGIGMRSSSSKRRDGNGKPPTSETLAKDIALTYHKILQLFLTGNFSLGVPRAFYMGLCSINHGERAREAMSHTKLAEIYATVGVLIRTRFPKSLQWLASPAFYRVRRLLTKGPSPAVLSWTLPAFSQHFKLDTTVPTSWQGPSFFTSVSEKRNPLVIVARHLREKMIHSILKGILTQSPEDGDDAQKKRKSSGKNHDFLMLLNCLNISLEEATNYHQPNIDMSSNLQARNDHDPLARWWINLLFVAAYWQIGEEEKAEDYFACVDSPPPELEHEGFPLAALQAYKARRALLAATPNRVPDECPRMLDLASDNLVRSMDSCHPGESQESIMLVQLLVVDWLLSTRSTIWQRRQGSSSTPSPKAELSTFQQDLNSLRKLASNFPHVSSKVTLYEAVARLMAGANPVRTQVLLDRNLRKRVTDPKQREREEAPTTERDRAQSLLVKSCYLYSAMPADQVERKNLLNDAVRSLEKVGDKRGMQSCQQMLQSLQKAGSPPTTNATVTTACC from the exons ATGGTGGGCACTGCAGCCCCCATGAGAGCCACCACAGCCAGTGAGGTGATCCAGCAGCTGGTTCAGAAGGAGCAGCAGAAGCAGCTGCAGAACAAGACCCTGGCACAGCTTGCAGTCATCCTTCAGatgcagcaacagcaacagcagcagcaacagcaacaggcACAGCAGCAAGCACAGCTGCTTGTGCCAGCACTGCAG GCTGCCATTCAGCAACAACCACAGGCTCAGTTGCAGCCACAGAAGCCAGCCCAGttgcagcaacagcaacagcagcagacCACTACGGTACAGCAGAAGGTGTTCCCTGTGACAGTTCCCAGCTCAGCCATGCCCAGCGTGCAGGTGATCAAACAGGAGCAGCCAAAGCCTGTAGTTACGACTGTGCCACAG TTGGTGATCCAGACATCTCAGAATGGGAGTGTTGCCATCGTTGGCTCTACTGGCGTCACGGCAACAGGTTCAGCGACGGAGACCACAACAACCTCTTCCCCGATGTCCAAGATCCCCATTGCACCCCTCTCCTCTTCTCCAACCTCAAATGGCATCCAGATCGTGAAGAAACCAGAGAAGCGCAAGGCCCACAATGCTATTGAGCAGCGTTACCGTCGTAGCATCAATGGCAGGATAGAGGACCTCAAAGTCATGCTCTTCAAGGAGAACAAAAAG GTGTCCAAGTCTCACACATTGCAAAAGGCGATTGATCATCTGGTGGGACTGAGGAAGATGGTGCACACATTGAAGCAGGAGAACTTCAACCTGAAGATGGAACTTGACAAGTTGAAAGGGACGACAACTGCTG TTCCAGATGTCAAAGACCCACTCACACCTCCATCATCCTTCACCGACTCTCCGGACCATAGCAGCCAGTCTTGCAGCGACCCTGATTCGCCTTACCCCGAGTCATTGCCCTCCCCCAAGGAGATGGACATGTCCCCGCCCAGCCCAGCGCACACACTAGGCCCCACAGGTTTGTTGGACCGAACCCGCCTGGTGCTGTGCGTCTTCATGTTCTCCATACTGGCCTTCAACCCATTTGGATTCCTCATCAACAAGGGATTCGAGAGTTACGTCTTCGGTAGCTCCTCCAGCGAGAGTGGCCACTCTGGTGGGATGAATGGTGGTGGCAGAAAGCTCATGGATG TTGGATCAGAAGATGCCTCAGCATTTTTCTTCTGGCAGCTGATACCCACGCTGCTAATCTGGCTGGTCAATGGCGCTGTCGTGGCAACCGTCCTCATCACAATGCTGTATGGTGACAAGACTTCAAAGAGTCTTTCCATTGATGGCACAGCTTACTTCCGCTTCAGAACTCAAGCAGATCTTGAGATTTCAAGA GGAAACATAGCCCAAGCTCTCAACCAGCTCTTCCACTGCTTTGGTGTGTTGGGGCGCAACCATCCCCTCACCAGCTTGGAGTACTATGCCTCCTTCATCTGGAATCTTCTCTGCCTACCACTCAACATCCTCTTCAAGGGGCGTGGTATTGGGATGCGATCTTCCTCCTCGAAGAGAAGAGATGGGAATGGAAAGCCCCCCACTTCAGAGACGCTGGCAAAGGACATTGCTCTCACATACCACAAGATCCTTCAGCTTTTCCTGACTG GAAACTTCTCTCTTGGAGTGCCGAGGGCATTCTACATGGGACTTTGTAGTATCAACCATGGAGAGAGGGCGAGGGAAGCCATGAGTCACACCAAGCTGGCAGAGATCTATGCCACTGTCGGGGTCCTCATCAGGACACGCTTCCCTAAGAGTTTGCAGTGGCTAGCT TCACCGGCATTCTACCGGGTTCGCCGCTTGCTGACCAAGGGCCCAAGCCCAGCCGTTCTTAGCTGGACCTTGCCTGCCTTCAGCCAGCACTTCAAGCTGGACACAACAGTTCCCACATCTTGGCAGGGTCCGAGCTTCTTCACATCTGTGTCTGAGAAAC GAAACCCCCTGGTAATTGTGGCCCGGCATCTGAGAGAGAAAATGATCCACAGCATTCTGAAGGGGATCCTGACACAGAGCCCTGAGGATGGAGATGATGcacagaagaagagaaagag CAGTGGCAAGAACCATGACTTCCTCATGTTGCTGAACTGTTTGAACATCTCTCTTGAGGAAGCCACCAACTACCACCAGCCTAACATCGATATGAGCTCAAACCTGCAAGCAAGAAACG aTCACGACCCTCTTGCTCGTTGGTGGATCAACCTGCTCTTTGTGGCGGCTTATTGGCAGAtaggggaggaggagaaggctGAAGACTACTTTGCCTGTGTAGACTCTCCCCCACCAGAGCTTGAGCATGAGGG CTTCCCCTTGGCTGCCCTCCAAGCCTACAAGGCTCGCCGTGCCCTCCTGGCTGCCACACCAAACAGAGTGCCCGACGAGTGCCCAAGGATGTTGGACCTTGCTAGTGACAACCTGGTTCGCAGCATGGATAGTTGCCATCCAGGAGAGAGCCAGGAATCCATCATG TTGGTCCAACTGCTAGTGGTTGACTGGCTCCTCTCGACACGGTCCACCATCTGGCAGCGACGCCAGGGCTCCAGCTCCACTCCCTCCCCCAAGGCAGAGCTCTCTACCTTCCAGCAGGATCTGAACTCCCTCCGCAAGCTGGCCAGCAACTTCCCACATGTCAGCTCGAAGGTCACTCTGTACGAAGCGGTAGCACGCCTGATGGCAGGTGCCAACCCTGTCCGCACTCAGGTTCTCCTTGACCGAAACCTGAGAAAAAGGGTCACAGATCCCAAGCAGAGAG
- the LOC140234637 gene encoding sterol regulatory element-binding protein 1-like isoform X1: MYSLYYHFIDTCCLQITSSNVSAPATTQVAATPQVVAAPQVVTTSQMVGTAAPMRATTASEVIQQLVQKEQQKQLQNKTLAQLAVILQMQQQQQQQQQQQAQQQAQLLVPALQAAIQQQPQAQLQPQKPAQLQQQQQQQTTTVQQKVFPVTVPSSAMPSVQVIKQEQPKPVVTTVPQLVIQTSQNGSVAIVGSTGVTATGSATETTTTSSPMSKIPIAPLSSSPTSNGIQIVKKPEKRKAHNAIEQRYRRSINGRIEDLKVMLFKENKKVSKSHTLQKAIDHLVGLRKMVHTLKQENFNLKMELDKLKGTTTAVPDVKDPLTPPSSFTDSPDHSSQSCSDPDSPYPESLPSPKEMDMSPPSPAHTLGPTGLLDRTRLVLCVFMFSILAFNPFGFLINKGFESYVFGSSSSESGHSGGMNGGGRKLMDVGSEDASAFFFWQLIPTLLIWLVNGAVVATVLITMLYGDKTSKSLSIDGTAYFRFRTQADLEISRGNIAQALNQLFHCFGVLGRNHPLTSLEYYASFIWNLLCLPLNILFKGRGIGMRSSSSKRRDGNGKPPTSETLAKDIALTYHKILQLFLTGNFSLGVPRAFYMGLCSINHGERAREAMSHTKLAEIYATVGVLIRTRFPKSLQWLASPAFYRVRRLLTKGPSPAVLSWTLPAFSQHFKLDTTVPTSWQGPSFFTSVSEKRNPLVIVARHLREKMIHSILKGILTQSPEDGDDAQKKRKSSGKNHDFLMLLNCLNISLEEATNYHQPNIDMSSNLQARNDHDPLARWWINLLFVAAYWQIGEEEKAEDYFACVDSPPPELEHEGFPLAALQAYKARRALLAATPNRVPDECPRMLDLASDNLVRSMDSCHPGESQESIMLVQLLVVDWLLSTRSTIWQRRQGSSSTPSPKAELSTFQQDLNSLRKLASNFPHVSSKVTLYEAVARLMAGANPVRTQVLLDRNLRKRVTDPKQREREEAPTTERDRAQSLLVKSCYLYSAMPADQVERKNLLNDAVRSLEKVGDKRGMQSCQQMLQSLQKAGSPPTTNATVTTACC; encoded by the exons ATGTACAGTTTATATTACCATTTCATTGATACATGTTGTTTGCAGATTACATCCAGCAATGTGTCCGCACCGGCCACCACGCAAGTTGCAGCGACACCACAGGTTGTCGCTGCACCCCAAGTTGTCACCACTTCACAGATGGTGGGCACTGCAGCCCCCATGAGAGCCACCACAGCCAGTGAGGTGATCCAGCAGCTGGTTCAGAAGGAGCAGCAGAAGCAGCTGCAGAACAAGACCCTGGCACAGCTTGCAGTCATCCTTCAGatgcagcaacagcaacagcagcagcaacagcaacaggcACAGCAGCAAGCACAGCTGCTTGTGCCAGCACTGCAG GCTGCCATTCAGCAACAACCACAGGCTCAGTTGCAGCCACAGAAGCCAGCCCAGttgcagcaacagcaacagcagcagacCACTACGGTACAGCAGAAGGTGTTCCCTGTGACAGTTCCCAGCTCAGCCATGCCCAGCGTGCAGGTGATCAAACAGGAGCAGCCAAAGCCTGTAGTTACGACTGTGCCACAG TTGGTGATCCAGACATCTCAGAATGGGAGTGTTGCCATCGTTGGCTCTACTGGCGTCACGGCAACAGGTTCAGCGACGGAGACCACAACAACCTCTTCCCCGATGTCCAAGATCCCCATTGCACCCCTCTCCTCTTCTCCAACCTCAAATGGCATCCAGATCGTGAAGAAACCAGAGAAGCGCAAGGCCCACAATGCTATTGAGCAGCGTTACCGTCGTAGCATCAATGGCAGGATAGAGGACCTCAAAGTCATGCTCTTCAAGGAGAACAAAAAG GTGTCCAAGTCTCACACATTGCAAAAGGCGATTGATCATCTGGTGGGACTGAGGAAGATGGTGCACACATTGAAGCAGGAGAACTTCAACCTGAAGATGGAACTTGACAAGTTGAAAGGGACGACAACTGCTG TTCCAGATGTCAAAGACCCACTCACACCTCCATCATCCTTCACCGACTCTCCGGACCATAGCAGCCAGTCTTGCAGCGACCCTGATTCGCCTTACCCCGAGTCATTGCCCTCCCCCAAGGAGATGGACATGTCCCCGCCCAGCCCAGCGCACACACTAGGCCCCACAGGTTTGTTGGACCGAACCCGCCTGGTGCTGTGCGTCTTCATGTTCTCCATACTGGCCTTCAACCCATTTGGATTCCTCATCAACAAGGGATTCGAGAGTTACGTCTTCGGTAGCTCCTCCAGCGAGAGTGGCCACTCTGGTGGGATGAATGGTGGTGGCAGAAAGCTCATGGATG TTGGATCAGAAGATGCCTCAGCATTTTTCTTCTGGCAGCTGATACCCACGCTGCTAATCTGGCTGGTCAATGGCGCTGTCGTGGCAACCGTCCTCATCACAATGCTGTATGGTGACAAGACTTCAAAGAGTCTTTCCATTGATGGCACAGCTTACTTCCGCTTCAGAACTCAAGCAGATCTTGAGATTTCAAGA GGAAACATAGCCCAAGCTCTCAACCAGCTCTTCCACTGCTTTGGTGTGTTGGGGCGCAACCATCCCCTCACCAGCTTGGAGTACTATGCCTCCTTCATCTGGAATCTTCTCTGCCTACCACTCAACATCCTCTTCAAGGGGCGTGGTATTGGGATGCGATCTTCCTCCTCGAAGAGAAGAGATGGGAATGGAAAGCCCCCCACTTCAGAGACGCTGGCAAAGGACATTGCTCTCACATACCACAAGATCCTTCAGCTTTTCCTGACTG GAAACTTCTCTCTTGGAGTGCCGAGGGCATTCTACATGGGACTTTGTAGTATCAACCATGGAGAGAGGGCGAGGGAAGCCATGAGTCACACCAAGCTGGCAGAGATCTATGCCACTGTCGGGGTCCTCATCAGGACACGCTTCCCTAAGAGTTTGCAGTGGCTAGCT TCACCGGCATTCTACCGGGTTCGCCGCTTGCTGACCAAGGGCCCAAGCCCAGCCGTTCTTAGCTGGACCTTGCCTGCCTTCAGCCAGCACTTCAAGCTGGACACAACAGTTCCCACATCTTGGCAGGGTCCGAGCTTCTTCACATCTGTGTCTGAGAAAC GAAACCCCCTGGTAATTGTGGCCCGGCATCTGAGAGAGAAAATGATCCACAGCATTCTGAAGGGGATCCTGACACAGAGCCCTGAGGATGGAGATGATGcacagaagaagagaaagag CAGTGGCAAGAACCATGACTTCCTCATGTTGCTGAACTGTTTGAACATCTCTCTTGAGGAAGCCACCAACTACCACCAGCCTAACATCGATATGAGCTCAAACCTGCAAGCAAGAAACG aTCACGACCCTCTTGCTCGTTGGTGGATCAACCTGCTCTTTGTGGCGGCTTATTGGCAGAtaggggaggaggagaaggctGAAGACTACTTTGCCTGTGTAGACTCTCCCCCACCAGAGCTTGAGCATGAGGG CTTCCCCTTGGCTGCCCTCCAAGCCTACAAGGCTCGCCGTGCCCTCCTGGCTGCCACACCAAACAGAGTGCCCGACGAGTGCCCAAGGATGTTGGACCTTGCTAGTGACAACCTGGTTCGCAGCATGGATAGTTGCCATCCAGGAGAGAGCCAGGAATCCATCATG TTGGTCCAACTGCTAGTGGTTGACTGGCTCCTCTCGACACGGTCCACCATCTGGCAGCGACGCCAGGGCTCCAGCTCCACTCCCTCCCCCAAGGCAGAGCTCTCTACCTTCCAGCAGGATCTGAACTCCCTCCGCAAGCTGGCCAGCAACTTCCCACATGTCAGCTCGAAGGTCACTCTGTACGAAGCGGTAGCACGCCTGATGGCAGGTGCCAACCCTGTCCGCACTCAGGTTCTCCTTGACCGAAACCTGAGAAAAAGGGTCACAGATCCCAAGCAGAGAG